The Micromonospora sp. M71_S20 genome has a window encoding:
- a CDS encoding thioesterase II family protein: MTWFLSAGGWHPAPVQLFCLPYAGGGATVFRRWQDGLGPDVEVLPVQLPGRENRIGENPVFEVVDVAYAIAERIRGPYAIYGHSMGGRVGFEVVRELRRAGRPLPLRLYVGGARAPHVHAPSHFDGLSRVDDGELLRRLEAGGGMPAGLLEYPELVELLLPLLRADFAQVDDYRYTPEEPLPMPIVAFSGRGDNTVSREHSDGWREHSAAGFTLHEIDGGHFFLNERLPDLLAVIRADLTAARTDAATRHHG; this comes from the coding sequence GTGACCTGGTTCCTCTCCGCCGGCGGCTGGCACCCGGCGCCGGTCCAACTGTTCTGCCTGCCCTACGCGGGCGGAGGCGCGACCGTCTTCCGGCGCTGGCAGGACGGGCTCGGCCCCGACGTCGAGGTGCTGCCGGTGCAACTGCCCGGCCGCGAGAACCGGATCGGCGAGAACCCGGTGTTCGAGGTCGTCGACGTCGCGTACGCCATCGCCGAACGGATCCGTGGCCCGTACGCGATCTACGGTCACTCGATGGGCGGCCGGGTCGGCTTCGAGGTCGTCCGTGAACTGCGCCGCGCCGGACGTCCACTGCCGCTGCGGCTCTACGTCGGCGGCGCCCGCGCCCCGCACGTCCACGCGCCCAGCCACTTCGACGGGCTGTCCCGGGTGGACGACGGCGAGCTGCTGCGCCGCCTGGAGGCCGGCGGCGGGATGCCGGCCGGGCTGCTGGAGTATCCGGAGCTGGTCGAGTTGCTGCTACCCCTGCTGCGCGCCGACTTCGCCCAGGTGGACGACTACCGCTACACCCCCGAGGAGCCGCTGCCGATGCCGATCGTGGCGTTCAGCGGCCGCGGCGACAACACCGTCAGCCGGGAGCACAGCGACGGCTGGCGGGAGCACAGCGCCGCCGGCTTCACCCTGCACGAGATCGACGGCGGGCACTTCTTTCTCAACGAGCGGCTGCCCGATCTGCTCGCCGTGATCCGGGCGGACCTCACCGCCGCCCGCACCGACGCGGCCACCCGCCACCACGGGTGA
- a CDS encoding TauD/TfdA family dioxygenase produces the protein MSDRTATLPVVVENDGRELTELIAARRAELRASLVEHGGLLFRGFDVGGVEGFDRAVRALSGEPLVYTERSSPRHAIAGRVYTSTDYPPNEEIFLHNENSYQARWPLTLFFYCLTPPQTRGATPLADVRRVYAEIDPAVREEFVRRRWMLVRNFHGDFGTPWQHVFGTDDRAEVEAYAAANRIELEWRGADGLRTRAVRDVVHHRPGSDTPRWFNHATFFHVSTLAEDLQEGLLAMFGTEGLPANTYYGDGGEIPADVVDHLRAAYRAASVRFDYRRDDVLVVDNMTAAHGREPFTGPRKIAVAMAEPHTP, from the coding sequence ATGAGTGACCGGACCGCCACGCTGCCGGTCGTCGTCGAGAACGACGGCCGCGAGCTGACCGAGCTGATCGCCGCCCGGCGCGCGGAGTTGCGGGCGAGCCTGGTGGAGCACGGCGGGCTGTTGTTCCGCGGGTTCGACGTCGGCGGCGTCGAGGGCTTCGACCGGGCGGTGCGGGCGCTGTCCGGTGAGCCGCTGGTCTACACCGAGCGTTCGTCGCCCCGGCACGCCATCGCCGGCCGGGTCTACACCTCGACCGACTACCCGCCGAACGAGGAGATCTTCCTGCACAACGAGAACTCGTACCAGGCCCGCTGGCCGCTGACGTTGTTCTTCTACTGCCTCACCCCGCCGCAGACGCGGGGCGCCACCCCGCTGGCCGACGTCCGCCGGGTGTACGCCGAGATCGATCCGGCGGTACGCGAGGAGTTTGTCCGCCGCCGTTGGATGCTGGTGCGCAACTTCCACGGTGACTTCGGCACCCCGTGGCAGCACGTCTTCGGCACCGACGACCGTGCCGAGGTCGAGGCGTACGCGGCGGCGAACCGGATCGAGCTGGAGTGGCGGGGCGCCGACGGGCTGCGTACCCGCGCCGTGCGTGACGTCGTGCACCACCGGCCCGGCTCGGACACCCCGCGCTGGTTCAACCACGCCACGTTCTTCCACGTGAGCACCCTCGCCGAGGACCTCCAGGAAGGGCTGCTGGCCATGTTCGGCACCGAGGGACTGCCGGCCAACACGTACTACGGCGACGGCGGCGAGATCCCCGCCGACGTCGTGGACCACCTGCGGGCCGCGTACCGGGCGGCCAGCGTCCGCTTCGACTACCGGCGCGACGACGTGCTGGTCGTGGACAACATGACCGCCGCGCACGGGCGGGAGCCGTTCACCGGCCCCCGCAAGATCGCCGTCGCCATGGCCGAGCCGCACACCCCCTGA
- a CDS encoding BCCT family transporter, producing the protein MTVSATGPATDDNTPPGDAPPRPGRPAQGIDRTVLGVAAAVTVLFVAWGILATDNLASVTGTALDWVVRSFGWVFVLASTGFVVLSAWLALSRYGRIKLGRDDDEPEFSTVSWVAMMFSAGMGIGLMFWGAAEPLSHLATPPRGLNEPNSPQAAREAMEYSFFHWALHPWAIYAVVGLALAYFTFRKGRRGLISSAFFPLIGERADRGPGRAIDIFAIFATLFGSAVSLGLGALQINSGLTNLWDVPKSTPLAIGIIAVLTVAFVVSAVTGVKRGIQFLSNTNMVLAVALMFFLLVVGPTVFVLNTLTASTGGYLYDLIPMSFRTGAFGGEQWMAGWTIFYWAWWISWTPFVGAFIARISKGRTIRQFVLGVVAIPSLVSFVWFSVFGGTAINLQLNGTDLSAAVKESPEAALFAVLREFPFFTVTAILVMVLVALFFVSGADAASVVMGTLSSRGNLEPKAWLVSMWGVLTGLVAAVLLLAGGLSALQSLTILAALPFLFVMVGMVVGLLRELRREPDSATMAPQLRALVTAGAPPAATKPESS; encoded by the coding sequence ATGACCGTGTCCGCGACAGGTCCGGCAACCGACGACAACACCCCGCCGGGCGACGCGCCACCCCGACCGGGCCGCCCCGCGCAGGGCATCGACCGGACGGTGCTGGGCGTCGCCGCCGCGGTGACCGTCCTCTTCGTCGCGTGGGGCATCCTGGCCACCGACAACCTCGCCTCGGTCACCGGCACCGCGCTCGACTGGGTGGTCCGGTCGTTCGGCTGGGTCTTCGTGCTGGCCAGCACGGGCTTCGTGGTGCTGTCGGCCTGGTTGGCGCTCAGCCGGTACGGCCGGATCAAGCTCGGCCGCGACGACGACGAACCCGAGTTCTCCACCGTCTCCTGGGTGGCGATGATGTTCAGCGCCGGCATGGGCATCGGCCTGATGTTCTGGGGCGCCGCCGAGCCGCTGTCGCACCTGGCGACCCCGCCGCGCGGCCTCAACGAACCGAACTCACCGCAGGCCGCGCGGGAGGCCATGGAGTACTCCTTCTTCCACTGGGCGCTGCACCCGTGGGCGATCTACGCCGTGGTGGGCCTCGCGCTGGCCTACTTCACCTTCCGCAAGGGGCGGCGCGGCCTGATCAGCAGCGCCTTCTTCCCGCTCATCGGGGAGCGCGCCGACCGTGGACCCGGCCGGGCCATCGACATCTTCGCGATCTTCGCGACGCTGTTCGGGTCGGCCGTCTCCCTCGGTCTGGGCGCCCTGCAGATCAACAGCGGCCTGACGAACCTCTGGGACGTGCCGAAGTCCACCCCACTGGCGATCGGCATCATCGCGGTGCTCACCGTGGCGTTCGTGGTCTCCGCCGTCACGGGCGTCAAGCGGGGCATCCAGTTCCTGTCGAACACCAACATGGTGCTCGCGGTGGCGCTGATGTTCTTCCTGCTCGTGGTGGGCCCGACGGTCTTCGTCCTCAACACGCTCACCGCGTCGACCGGCGGGTACCTCTACGACCTCATCCCGATGAGCTTCCGCACCGGCGCCTTCGGCGGCGAGCAGTGGATGGCGGGCTGGACCATCTTCTACTGGGCGTGGTGGATCTCCTGGACCCCGTTCGTCGGCGCCTTCATCGCCCGCATCTCCAAGGGCCGCACCATCCGCCAGTTCGTCCTCGGTGTGGTGGCCATCCCGAGCCTCGTCAGCTTCGTCTGGTTCTCGGTGTTCGGCGGTACCGCCATCAACCTGCAACTCAACGGCACGGACCTGTCGGCCGCGGTGAAGGAGAGCCCGGAGGCGGCGCTCTTCGCGGTCCTGCGGGAGTTCCCGTTCTTCACCGTCACCGCGATCCTGGTCATGGTGCTGGTGGCGCTCTTCTTCGTCAGCGGCGCCGACGCCGCCTCGGTGGTGATGGGCACGCTCTCCTCGCGCGGCAACCTGGAGCCGAAGGCCTGGCTGGTCTCGATGTGGGGCGTCCTGACCGGCCTGGTGGCCGCGGTGCTGCTGCTCGCCGGCGGGCTGTCCGCCCTGCAGTCGCTGACCATCCTCGCCGCGCTGCCGTTCCTGTTCGTGATGGTCGGCATGGTCGTCGGGCTGCTCCGCGAGCTGCGTCGCGAGCCCGACAGCGCCACGATGGCCCCGCAACTGCGGGCCCTCGTGACCGCCGGCGCGCCACCGGCCGCCACGAAGCCCGAATCCTCCTGA
- a CDS encoding AAA family ATPase gives MTQAQPAAASAPRLIVLNGPPGCGKSTLARRYVEDHPLALDLDIDRIRDLIGQWRDHAGPAGLLARAVALAAARAHLAGHHDVIVPQFLGRPEFIEQAERVAHDTGARFHEIVLLDGKENALRRFAERSRTSTDPAHLDAQRMLDRHGGTTELAAMYDRLLAVVAARPGTRVVRSEHGRVDEAYRALLACLS, from the coding sequence GTGACACAGGCTCAGCCGGCTGCCGCGTCGGCGCCGCGCCTGATCGTGCTCAACGGGCCACCCGGGTGCGGCAAGTCGACGCTGGCCCGCAGGTACGTCGAGGACCACCCTCTCGCGCTCGACCTCGACATCGACCGGATCCGTGACCTCATCGGGCAGTGGCGTGACCATGCCGGTCCCGCCGGTCTGCTCGCGCGCGCCGTCGCGCTGGCGGCGGCCCGGGCGCACCTGGCCGGCCACCACGACGTGATCGTCCCGCAGTTCCTCGGCCGTCCCGAGTTCATCGAACAGGCCGAGCGGGTGGCGCACGACACCGGCGCCCGGTTCCACGAGATCGTCCTGCTCGACGGCAAGGAGAACGCGCTGCGGCGATTCGCCGAACGCAGCCGTACCTCCACGGATCCGGCGCATCTCGACGCCCAGCGCATGCTCGACCGGCACGGCGGGACCACCGAGCTGGCGGCGATGTACGACCGCCTGCTCGCGGTCGTCGCCGCCCGGCCCGGGACCAGGGTGGTGCGCAGCGAGCACGGCAGGGTGGACGAGGCCTACCGGGCCCTCCTCGCCTGCCTCAGCTAG
- the prfH gene encoding peptide chain release factor H, with the protein MSLHLLMSAGRGPQECAWALARLLHRLEAEAARQGLTTHRVRTVPGDRPDTYRSALIRITGGGAEAFAAAWTGTLCWQASSPYRASTGRKNWYVVARPCQLDSPTTAFAEADVDIVACRTGGPGGQHRNKASTAVRATHRPSGIVVVVDTERQFCLNRRLAIQLLRQRIAHDDEATERAVVTARWRIHDELVRGDPTRVERPEPPGQEAGPPRRTRRDRGRSPRRRDASAS; encoded by the coding sequence ATGAGCCTGCACCTGCTCATGTCCGCCGGGCGCGGCCCGCAGGAGTGCGCCTGGGCGCTGGCCCGGCTGCTGCACCGCCTGGAAGCCGAGGCCGCCCGACAGGGCCTGACGACCCATCGGGTCCGGACCGTGCCCGGCGACCGGCCCGACACCTACCGGTCGGCCCTGATCCGGATCACCGGCGGCGGCGCCGAGGCGTTCGCCGCCGCGTGGACCGGCACCCTGTGCTGGCAGGCCTCCAGCCCCTACCGGGCGAGCACCGGCCGGAAGAACTGGTACGTCGTCGCCCGACCGTGCCAGCTCGACAGCCCGACGACGGCGTTCGCGGAGGCGGATGTCGACATCGTGGCCTGCCGTACCGGCGGCCCCGGCGGCCAGCACCGGAACAAGGCCAGCACGGCGGTACGGGCGACCCACCGCCCGTCGGGCATCGTCGTCGTGGTCGACACCGAACGGCAGTTCTGCCTCAACCGCCGCCTCGCCATCCAGTTGCTGCGGCAGCGGATCGCACACGACGACGAGGCCACTGAGCGCGCCGTCGTCACCGCCCGCTGGCGTATCCACGACGAACTCGTCCGCGGCGACCCCACCCGCGTCGAACGCCCGGAACCGCCGGGGCAGGAGGCAGGCCCGCCGCGGCGGACGCGCCGAGACCGGGGGCGCTCCCCCCGCCGCCGGGACGCGTCAGCCTCGTGA
- a CDS encoding RNA ligase RtcB family protein, whose product MSQHQSLPQSTPATVTVFASPTSWIESEALTQCRQVAALPGMIHVAAMPDLHPGKGAPIGAAMASTVLYPFLVGSDIGCGIAVFPIRLKRAVPERLAARFPDLDRPLDPERDAGDPAWAVVAGDIPAGHVDGLGTVGRGNHFVELARVDTVFEPGHASRLGLDAGDLVLVVHTGSRGLGERILRAHTEVHGAGAAPDPAAYLAAHDDAVRWGSLNRRLLAARVAHALGAEPTEPVVDQCHNLVAVHDGVYLHRKGAAPGDGRDVLVAGTRGTASYLVAAHAGPDANHSVAHGAGRKMSRADALRRSRAKHTVEELRRTPVGSLVVCGDRQLLFEEAPTAYKRIERVIADLVDHDLATPVATTVPLVTYKTPDAGSTTRSDRRDDRRKRGRA is encoded by the coding sequence TTGTCTCAGCACCAGTCCCTGCCGCAGTCCACCCCGGCCACCGTCACCGTCTTCGCCTCTCCCACGAGCTGGATCGAGTCCGAGGCCCTGACGCAGTGCCGGCAGGTGGCCGCCCTCCCCGGCATGATCCATGTCGCCGCCATGCCGGACCTGCACCCGGGCAAGGGTGCCCCCATCGGCGCCGCCATGGCGTCGACCGTGCTGTACCCGTTCCTGGTGGGCTCCGACATCGGCTGCGGCATCGCCGTGTTCCCCATCAGGCTCAAGCGTGCCGTGCCGGAGCGGCTCGCCGCCCGGTTCCCCGACCTCGACCGCCCGCTCGACCCCGAGCGGGACGCCGGCGACCCCGCCTGGGCCGTCGTGGCGGGCGACATCCCCGCCGGTCACGTCGACGGACTCGGGACGGTCGGTCGGGGCAACCACTTCGTCGAGCTGGCGCGCGTCGACACGGTCTTCGAGCCGGGGCACGCGAGTCGTCTCGGGCTCGACGCTGGCGATCTCGTGCTCGTCGTCCACACCGGCTCCCGGGGTCTGGGTGAGCGCATCCTGCGGGCGCACACCGAGGTCCACGGCGCGGGCGCCGCCCCTGATCCCGCCGCCTACCTGGCGGCGCACGACGACGCCGTACGGTGGGGCTCGCTCAACCGGCGGCTGCTGGCCGCCCGGGTCGCCCACGCCCTGGGGGCCGAGCCCACCGAGCCCGTCGTCGACCAGTGCCACAACCTGGTGGCGGTCCACGACGGGGTCTACCTGCACCGCAAGGGCGCGGCGCCGGGCGACGGCCGCGACGTGCTCGTCGCCGGCACCCGGGGCACCGCCTCCTACCTCGTGGCCGCCCACGCCGGTCCGGACGCCAACCACTCGGTGGCGCACGGCGCGGGCCGCAAGATGTCCCGCGCCGACGCCCTGCGGCGCAGCCGGGCCAAGCACACCGTCGAGGAACTGCGGCGCACCCCGGTGGGGTCGCTGGTGGTGTGCGGCGACCGCCAACTGCTCTTCGAGGAGGCGCCCACGGCCTACAAGCGCATCGAACGCGTGATCGCGGATCTCGTCGACCACGACCTGGCCACGCCCGTGGCCACCACGGTCCCCCTGGTCACCTACAAGACGCCCGACGCCGGCTCCACCACCCGATCCGACCGTCGCGACGACCGCCGCAAGCGGGGTCGGGCATGA
- the blaOXA gene encoding class D beta-lactamase, protein MVFETRTRSLAAPPAAVGPGARPRRRVAGAAAAALVLLAGATGCTGSGRSQPPPADAASATAATGPSPTPTAPAVEVRDDLAGLFRQAGLRGTFVMYDVTAGRVVMVDRERAERRFVPASTFKIAHSLIALETGVVRDEREKVPYGGGPQRVAAWERDMGLRDAVRVSNVPVFQELARRIGPDREREWLHRLGYGNGEVGPAVDRFWLNGPLEISADEQARWLARLARGELPADRGHQATVRDILRLERTAGYALYGKTGWTDATDPGTGWWVGWVERGDRLYCFALNVDVRADGDADKRLPLGRQLLHRLGALPAP, encoded by the coding sequence ATGGTCTTCGAGACACGCACGCGGAGCCTGGCCGCGCCGCCGGCGGCGGTCGGCCCGGGCGCCCGCCCCCGGCGGCGGGTCGCGGGCGCCGCGGCCGCCGCCCTGGTCCTGCTGGCCGGCGCGACCGGTTGCACCGGCAGCGGGCGTTCGCAGCCGCCGCCGGCCGACGCCGCGTCCGCCACCGCCGCCACGGGCCCGTCGCCCACGCCGACCGCGCCGGCCGTCGAGGTCCGCGACGACCTGGCAGGCCTGTTCCGGCAGGCCGGCCTCCGGGGCACCTTCGTGATGTACGACGTGACCGCCGGACGCGTCGTCATGGTCGACCGGGAGCGGGCCGAGCGGCGCTTCGTCCCCGCCTCGACGTTCAAGATCGCGCACAGCCTGATCGCGCTCGAGACCGGCGTGGTGCGCGACGAGCGGGAGAAGGTGCCGTACGGCGGCGGCCCGCAGCGCGTCGCCGCCTGGGAGCGGGACATGGGGCTGCGCGACGCGGTCCGGGTCTCCAACGTGCCGGTGTTCCAGGAGCTGGCCCGCCGCATCGGGCCGGACCGGGAGCGGGAGTGGCTGCACCGGCTCGGCTACGGCAACGGCGAGGTCGGGCCGGCCGTGGACCGGTTCTGGTTGAACGGGCCGCTGGAGATCTCGGCCGACGAGCAGGCGCGGTGGCTGGCCCGGCTGGCCCGGGGCGAGCTGCCGGCCGACCGGGGGCATCAGGCCACCGTCCGGGACATCCTGCGCCTGGAGCGCACCGCCGGGTACGCCCTGTACGGCAAGACCGGCTGGACGGACGCCACCGACCCGGGCACGGGATGGTGGGTCGGCTGGGTCGAGCGCGGCGACCGGCTGTACTGCTTCGCGCTGAACGTGGACGTCCGCGCGGACGGCGACGCCGACAAGCGCCTGCCGCTGGGCCGGCAGCTGCTGCACCGCCTCGGCGCCCTACCCGCCCCCTGA
- a CDS encoding DUF4291 domain-containing protein, which yields MPVPAHQVRARFTADTVTVYQAYPPEIAHPALAAGRFVPPFKRERMTWIKPSFRWMMYRCGWGAKPGQERVLAVEITRAGFEWALTNSCLSGFDRARHPDREDWSRRLRASPVRVQWDPERSLRLAPLPHRSLQVGLSGEAVRRYVEEWLVGLSDVTPTAHAVRAALDAGDDAAAGALLPPERPYPLPPDVAAVIGASAP from the coding sequence ATGCCGGTCCCCGCCCACCAGGTTCGCGCCCGCTTCACCGCCGACACCGTGACCGTGTACCAGGCGTACCCGCCGGAGATCGCCCACCCGGCGCTGGCCGCCGGCCGCTTCGTCCCGCCGTTCAAACGGGAACGGATGACGTGGATCAAGCCGTCGTTCCGGTGGATGATGTACCGCTGCGGCTGGGGCGCGAAGCCCGGGCAGGAGCGGGTGCTGGCCGTCGAGATCACCCGCGCCGGCTTCGAGTGGGCGCTGACCAACTCCTGCCTGAGCGGCTTCGACCGCGCCCGCCACCCGGACCGGGAGGACTGGTCGCGACGGCTGCGGGCCAGCCCGGTGCGGGTGCAGTGGGACCCGGAACGGTCGCTGCGCCTGGCCCCGCTGCCGCACCGTTCCCTACAGGTGGGTCTCTCCGGCGAAGCGGTGCGCCGGTACGTCGAGGAGTGGCTGGTCGGTCTCAGCGACGTGACCCCGACCGCCCACGCGGTGCGCGCGGCGCTCGACGCCGGCGACGACGCCGCCGCCGGGGCGCTGCTGCCCCCGGAGCGCCCGTACCCGCTGCCGCCCGACGTGGCCGCCGTGATCGGCGCGTCCGCGCCGTGA
- a CDS encoding type II toxin-antitoxin system PemK/MazF family toxin: MAGLLRSVAARIGGVIPSPRRPRPGPAQVARPRQVAALQRRQLAYAPELDGHADPGEIVWTWVPYEDDPRQGKDRPVLVVGRHSRTLFGLMLSSQAERDGQRHWLALGPGEWDRDNRPSWVRLDRVLTMREDGIRREGAVLDRARFDRVGRALRAGYGWR, translated from the coding sequence GTGGCAGGTCTTCTCAGGAGTGTGGCGGCCCGTATCGGCGGGGTGATCCCGTCGCCGCGCCGGCCCCGGCCGGGCCCGGCGCAGGTCGCCCGCCCCCGCCAGGTCGCCGCGTTGCAGCGCCGGCAACTGGCGTACGCCCCGGAGCTCGACGGGCACGCCGATCCGGGCGAGATCGTCTGGACCTGGGTGCCGTACGAGGACGACCCGCGCCAGGGCAAGGACCGCCCCGTGCTGGTGGTGGGCCGGCACAGCCGGACGTTGTTCGGGCTGATGCTGTCCAGCCAGGCCGAGCGCGACGGGCAGCGGCACTGGCTCGCGCTCGGCCCGGGCGAGTGGGACCGGGACAACCGGCCGAGCTGGGTGCGGCTGGACCGGGTGCTGACCATGCGGGAGGACGGCATCCGCCGGGAGGGCGCGGTGTTGGACCGGGCCCGTTTCGACCGGGTGGGGCGGGCCCTGCGCGCCGGCTACGGCTGGCGCTGA
- a CDS encoding flavodoxin family protein, whose translation MASIRALVLNCTLKRSPAPSSAEVLGREVLDALAEQSVAGDLIRVVDHDVRFGVSTDEGDGDGWPVIRSRLMAAQILVIATPIWLGQPSAVCKMVLERLDAELSETDAEGRLLTYGKVGAVAVVGNEDGAHHTIGEVQQALNEVGFTCPAAGATYWVGEALHKVDYIDARPKPDTTGRTTKALALNSAHLARLLAEQPYPPPDAHGAGIGPSREPA comes from the coding sequence GTGGCGAGCATCCGGGCCCTGGTCCTGAACTGCACCCTCAAGCGCTCCCCCGCCCCGTCGAGCGCCGAGGTGCTCGGGCGCGAGGTGCTCGACGCCCTCGCCGAGCAGAGTGTGGCCGGCGACCTGATCCGGGTCGTCGACCACGACGTGCGCTTCGGCGTCTCCACCGACGAGGGCGACGGCGACGGCTGGCCGGTCATCCGGTCCCGGCTGATGGCCGCGCAGATCCTCGTCATCGCCACGCCGATCTGGCTCGGTCAGCCGTCCGCCGTGTGCAAGATGGTCCTCGAACGGCTCGACGCCGAGCTCTCCGAGACCGACGCCGAGGGCCGGCTGCTCACCTACGGCAAGGTGGGCGCAGTCGCGGTCGTCGGCAACGAGGACGGCGCGCACCACACCATCGGCGAGGTCCAGCAGGCCCTCAACGAGGTCGGTTTCACCTGCCCCGCGGCGGGCGCCACCTACTGGGTCGGCGAGGCGCTGCACAAGGTGGACTACATCGACGCCCGGCCCAAGCCCGACACCACGGGACGCACCACGAAGGCGCTGGCGCTCAACAGCGCACACCTGGCCCGGCTGCTGGCCGAGCAGCCGTACCCGCCGCCGGACGCCCACGGCGCCGGGATCGGGCCGAGCCGCGAGCCGGCCTGA
- a CDS encoding GGDEF domain-containing protein encodes MPDPLTIASGICAAGALVTSWQLHRRAVQAEVEIRHLQAELAAERHAASHDPLTGLPNRRAFYRLAATLLTDAAGQPLIAVVLDLDDFKQINDRYGHAAGDQVLVSVAQRLAAFAGDNLVARLGGDEFAGLLASPTIDRRWIEHATRRLCDSLAAPIPLGGLSVRVTASVGLAPVTGPGQLTEALDRADAAMYRAKSLGVARPPRQLVDTAHLAEC; translated from the coding sequence GTGCCGGATCCGTTGACCATCGCGTCCGGCATCTGTGCCGCCGGGGCTCTCGTCACCTCCTGGCAGCTGCACCGCCGCGCGGTCCAGGCCGAGGTCGAGATCAGGCACCTCCAGGCCGAGCTCGCCGCCGAGCGGCACGCCGCCAGCCACGATCCCCTGACCGGCCTGCCCAACCGCCGCGCGTTCTACCGCCTGGCCGCCACGCTGCTCACCGACGCGGCCGGGCAGCCGCTGATCGCCGTGGTGCTCGATCTCGACGACTTCAAGCAGATCAACGACCGCTACGGTCACGCCGCCGGCGACCAGGTGCTGGTCAGCGTCGCCCAACGGCTCGCCGCGTTCGCCGGGGACAACCTGGTCGCCCGGCTCGGCGGCGACGAGTTCGCCGGGCTGCTGGCCAGCCCGACGATCGACCGGCGGTGGATCGAGCACGCCACCCGGCGGCTCTGCGACAGCCTTGCCGCGCCGATCCCGCTGGGTGGGCTGAGCGTCCGGGTGACCGCCTCCGTCGGGCTCGCCCCCGTCACCGGGCCGGGGCAGCTCACCGAGGCGCTCGACCGCGCCGACGCCGCGATGTACCGGGCCAAGAGCCTCGGAGTGGCCCGCCCGCCCCGGCAACTCGTCGACACCGCCCACCTGGCGGAGTGCTGA
- a CDS encoding DUF397 domain-containing protein gives MQQPPNGVPTDQLPPLAWQKSRRSNPSGNCVELAELPGGAGIALRNSRHPEGPALIYTVDEIAAFVLGARDGDFDNLIA, from the coding sequence ATGCAGCAGCCTCCGAACGGCGTTCCCACCGACCAGCTGCCCCCGCTCGCCTGGCAGAAGAGCCGCCGGAGCAATCCCAGCGGCAACTGCGTCGAGCTGGCCGAACTGCCCGGCGGCGCCGGCATCGCACTGCGCAACTCCCGGCACCCGGAGGGGCCGGCGTTGATCTACACGGTGGACGAGATCGCCGCCTTCGTGCTCGGCGCCCGCGACGGGGACTTCGACAATCTGATCGCCTGA
- a CDS encoding helix-turn-helix transcriptional regulator translates to MGPAEGGPGTGPTVLRMLLGAQLRRLRESSGVTREGAGWEIRASESKISRMELGRVGFKERDVADLLTLYGVTAPEEREALLKLARDANSPGWWHRYGDVLPNWFQSYLGLEAAAALIRSYEVQFVPGLLQTREYARAVVLLGHGRAAPAEIERRVALRMQRQRLLHRENPPQLWAVVDEAALRRPMGGPRVMREQVAALIEATKSPNIRLQVIPFAAGGHAAAGGAFTILRFGDRELPDIVYIEQLTSALYLDKRDDLDYYAVAMERLCVEAEPPERTPEILGAILDDLYPG, encoded by the coding sequence ATGGGTCCCGCCGAGGGCGGTCCGGGGACCGGCCCGACCGTGCTGCGCATGTTGCTCGGCGCCCAGTTGCGCCGGCTGCGCGAGTCCAGCGGCGTGACCCGGGAGGGCGCCGGCTGGGAGATCCGCGCCTCCGAGTCGAAGATCAGCCGGATGGAGCTGGGCCGGGTCGGCTTCAAGGAGCGCGACGTCGCGGACCTGCTCACCCTCTACGGCGTCACCGCGCCCGAGGAGCGGGAGGCGCTGCTCAAGCTCGCCCGCGACGCCAACAGCCCGGGCTGGTGGCACCGCTACGGCGACGTGCTGCCGAACTGGTTCCAGTCGTACCTCGGGCTGGAGGCGGCCGCCGCGCTCATCCGCAGCTACGAGGTTCAGTTCGTTCCCGGCCTGCTCCAGACCCGGGAGTACGCCCGGGCGGTGGTGCTGCTCGGGCACGGCCGGGCCGCCCCGGCGGAGATCGAGCGTCGGGTCGCGTTGCGCATGCAGCGCCAGCGGTTGCTGCACCGCGAGAACCCGCCGCAGCTCTGGGCGGTGGTGGACGAGGCCGCGCTGCGCCGGCCGATGGGCGGCCCACGGGTGATGCGTGAGCAGGTGGCGGCGTTGATCGAGGCCACCAAGTCGCCGAACATCCGGCTCCAGGTCATCCCGTTCGCCGCCGGTGGGCACGCCGCCGCGGGCGGGGCCTTCACCATCCTGCGCTTCGGTGACCGGGAGCTGCCCGACATCGTCTACATCGAACAGCTCACCAGCGCGCTCTACCTCGACAAGCGCGACGACCTCGACTACTACGCGGTGGCGATGGAACGCCTCTGCGTGGAGGCCGAGCCGCCGGAGCGTACGCCGGAGATCCTCGGCGCGATCCTGGACGACCTCTACCCGGGGTGA